One window from the genome of Actinoplanes teichomyceticus ATCC 31121 encodes:
- a CDS encoding NADPH-dependent FMN reductase — MVRIAIVVGSTRPGRNSEAVAGWVHEQASRRGDAQFELVDIATFDLPILDEPVPPSMGQYSKEHTKRWAAKIAEFDGYVFVTPEYNHGPSGALKNALDYLYGEWNNKAAGFVSYGSAGGTRAVEQLRLIAAELQMATVRSQVALSLFTDFENFSTFRPTANHDAAMNTMFEQLVSWSTAMKTVREQSQIAAAYQS; from the coding sequence ATGGTCAGGATCGCGATTGTGGTCGGGAGCACCCGGCCGGGGCGTAACAGCGAGGCGGTGGCCGGGTGGGTGCACGAACAGGCGAGCAGGCGCGGCGACGCGCAGTTCGAGCTGGTCGACATCGCCACCTTCGATCTGCCGATTCTCGACGAGCCGGTGCCGCCGTCGATGGGTCAGTACAGCAAGGAGCACACCAAACGGTGGGCGGCCAAGATCGCCGAGTTCGACGGGTACGTGTTCGTCACCCCGGAGTACAACCACGGCCCGTCGGGCGCGCTGAAGAACGCGCTGGACTATCTGTACGGCGAGTGGAACAACAAGGCGGCCGGATTCGTCTCCTACGGCTCGGCCGGCGGCACCAGGGCGGTGGAGCAGCTGCGACTGATCGCCGCGGAGCTGCAGATGGCCACGGTGCGTTCACAGGTGGCGCTGTCGCTGTTCACCGACTTCGAGAACTTCAGCACCTTCCGTCCCACCGCCAACCACGACGCGGCGATGAACACGATGTTCGAGCAGCTCGTCTCGTGGAGCACGGCGATGAAGACGGTGCGTGAGCAGAGCCAGATCGCCGCGGCCTACCAGTCCTGA
- a CDS encoding DUF2277 domain-containing protein, producing MCRNIHQLHNFQPPATAEEVHAAALQYVRKVAGAARPSQANRAVFDAAVAAVAAATQQLLDGLVTSAPPKDREVEAAKARARAEKRYA from the coding sequence GTGTGCCGCAACATTCACCAGTTGCACAATTTCCAGCCGCCCGCCACCGCCGAGGAGGTGCACGCCGCCGCTCTGCAGTACGTCCGCAAGGTGGCCGGCGCGGCCCGCCCGTCGCAGGCCAACCGGGCGGTCTTCGACGCCGCGGTGGCGGCGGTCGCCGCGGCCACTCAGCAGTTGCTGGACGGGCTGGTCACCAGCGCGCCGCCGAAGGACCGCGAGGTGGAGGCGGCGAAGGCGCGGGCCCGGGCGGAGAAGCGTTACGCCTGA
- a CDS encoding discoidin domain-containing protein, producing MSRLGSGLGITVLATTLGLTGAADSASAHRSDAPPRARVWVTTVDRSELLHQRAPVTFGRHSAAPTIVVDPGRSYQRMDGFGASITDSSTAVLSGLSPAVRERTLRALFDPRHGIGVSFLRQPVGSSDFTAADRHHTYDDVPAGQSDFALRRFSIRHDEARILPLLREARRINPRLTVMATPWSPPAWMKTTGSLIGGRLRDDPAIYDAYARYLVAFVTAYARAGVPIDYLSVQNEPQNRTPSGYPGTDMPVRQQAKVIEALGPLLRAASPRTRILGYDHNWSTHPGDVANTPPGENPETDYPYELLTGPAARWIAGTAYHCYAGDPAAQTALHDAFPDKGIWFTECSGSHGPDDPPAKFFRDTLVWHARTAAIGATRSWARSVVNWNIALNDTGGPHLGGCDTCTGLVTVQPDGAVTTNAEYYTIGHLAKFVPPGAVRVASTSFGTTGWNGQIMDVAFRNPDGSTALVVHNQNDDPRTFAVAVGDRSFEYTLPGGALATFTWPRHPALESRLHRVPLTGATATAAPAGETPAAALDDDATTRFSSGQAQRPGQYLQVDLGAATSFRRVAIDSGANLGDYARGWRLTGSLDGTHWHTLAAGAGTGQLTTVDLPRTRARHLRVTTTAAAANWWSIADLRLYR from the coding sequence ATGAGCAGGCTCGGTTCCGGGCTCGGGATCACCGTCCTGGCGACCACGCTCGGCCTGACCGGGGCCGCCGACAGCGCCTCCGCCCACCGGTCCGACGCCCCGCCGCGGGCGCGGGTCTGGGTCACCACGGTGGACCGCTCGGAGCTGCTGCACCAGCGCGCGCCGGTCACGTTCGGGCGGCACTCGGCCGCGCCGACCATCGTGGTCGACCCCGGCCGGTCCTACCAGCGGATGGACGGCTTCGGCGCGTCGATCACCGACTCCTCGACCGCGGTGCTGTCCGGCCTGAGCCCCGCCGTGCGGGAGCGGACCCTGCGCGCGCTGTTCGATCCGCGCCACGGCATCGGCGTGAGCTTCCTGCGCCAGCCGGTCGGCTCGTCGGACTTCACCGCGGCCGACCGGCACCACACCTATGACGACGTGCCGGCCGGGCAGAGCGACTTCGCGCTGCGCAGGTTCAGCATCCGCCACGACGAGGCCCGTATCCTCCCCCTGCTGCGCGAGGCCCGCCGGATCAACCCGCGACTGACCGTGATGGCGACGCCGTGGAGCCCACCGGCCTGGATGAAGACGACCGGATCACTGATCGGTGGCCGGCTGCGGGACGACCCGGCGATCTATGACGCGTACGCCCGCTATCTGGTCGCATTCGTCACGGCGTACGCCCGGGCCGGCGTCCCGATCGACTACCTGTCGGTGCAGAACGAGCCACAGAACCGCACGCCGTCCGGTTATCCCGGCACCGACATGCCGGTGCGCCAGCAGGCGAAGGTGATCGAAGCGCTGGGCCCGTTGCTGCGCGCGGCGAGCCCGCGCACCAGGATCCTCGGCTACGACCACAACTGGAGCACCCACCCGGGCGACGTCGCCAACACGCCGCCGGGCGAGAACCCGGAGACCGATTATCCGTACGAGCTGCTGACCGGCCCGGCCGCCCGGTGGATCGCCGGCACCGCGTACCACTGCTACGCCGGGGATCCCGCGGCGCAGACGGCGCTGCACGACGCGTTCCCGGACAAAGGGATCTGGTTCACCGAATGCTCCGGCTCGCACGGCCCGGACGATCCCCCGGCCAAGTTCTTCCGCGACACCCTGGTCTGGCACGCCCGTACGGCCGCCATCGGCGCCACCCGCAGCTGGGCCCGCTCGGTGGTCAACTGGAACATCGCGCTGAACGACACCGGCGGGCCGCACCTGGGTGGCTGCGACACCTGCACCGGCCTGGTCACCGTCCAGCCGGACGGCGCCGTGACGACCAACGCCGAGTACTACACCATCGGGCACCTGGCGAAGTTCGTGCCGCCCGGCGCCGTACGGGTGGCCAGCACATCGTTCGGCACCACCGGCTGGAACGGCCAGATCATGGACGTCGCCTTCCGCAACCCGGACGGCTCGACCGCGCTGGTGGTGCACAACCAGAACGACGACCCGCGGACCTTCGCGGTGGCCGTGGGTGACCGGTCGTTCGAGTACACCCTGCCGGGCGGCGCGCTGGCCACCTTCACCTGGCCCCGCCACCCGGCGTTGGAGTCGCGCCTGCACCGGGTGCCGCTGACCGGCGCGACGGCCACCGCGGCACCGGCCGGCGAGACCCCGGCAGCCGCCCTGGACGACGATGCCACCACCCGCTTCAGCAGCGGCCAGGCCCAGCGACCCGGTCAGTACCTGCAGGTCGATCTGGGCGCCGCGACGTCGTTCCGGCGGGTGGCGATCGACAGCGGCGCGAACCTGGGCGACTACGCCCGCGGCTGGCGACTGACCGGCAGCCTCGACGGCACCCACTGGCACACGCTGGCCGCGGGCGCCGGGACCGGCCAGCTCACCACCGTGGACCTGCCACGCACCCGCGCGCGCCACCTGCGGGTCACCACGACCGCGGCCGCCGCCAACTGGTGGAGCATCGCCGACCTGCGCCTCTACCGCTGA
- a CDS encoding immunity 53 family protein encodes MTDPEPRPYAHHPDPLTWLQGWYAAPCDGNWEHESGVSIETLDHPGWSLTVDLRGTALHGLTFAGHQVHRSEHDWLMSGVDDGRFEVACGPLNLGEAIPRFRLWAAQHDAAGRHP; translated from the coding sequence ATGACGGATCCGGAGCCGCGCCCCTACGCCCATCACCCCGACCCGTTGACGTGGCTGCAGGGCTGGTACGCCGCCCCGTGCGACGGGAACTGGGAGCACGAGTCCGGCGTGTCGATCGAGACGCTGGACCATCCCGGATGGTCGCTGACGGTGGACCTGCGGGGAACCGCCCTGCACGGCCTCACCTTCGCGGGCCACCAGGTGCACCGTAGCGAGCACGACTGGCTCATGTCCGGCGTCGACGACGGCCGCTTCGAGGTGGCCTGCGGGCCGCTCAACCTCGGTGAGGCGATACCTCGGTTCCGGCTGTGGGCGGCCCAGCACGACGCCGCTGGACGACACCCCTGA